In Deinococcus seoulensis, the following are encoded in one genomic region:
- a CDS encoding DNA repair protein RecN: MTRKARPRDETTQTAPLPTAAPALTVDAGPSLTRLEVRNLATIRTLDLHFGAGLSVFTGETGAGKSIIVDALGLLLGSRSNTDLIRTGEDDLLVTGFWNDDAASRRVTSQGRSTARLDGEVVTLRELQDWAQRRLTIHWQHSAVSLLGPANQRALLDRQLPGELAAYTAAYRAWTDARTRLDALRASERERARQLDLLQFQATEITEVNPTPGEEEPLQADLNRLANLESIAQGAAGAITLLSDGEENALGFLAEAVRSLNVSARYDDTTAQLQRELREALDSVQAVVGELRAVAEDQAPDPEELARVEARLGALGKLRAKYGPTLDDVLTFHAQVEQELAALTRDEQDAGTLDADVAALLTDVRRAAADLDAARTRRAAPLAAELVGVIRQLGMPHARLEFQLTPLTEPGAHGLSDVTLQFTANPGEDLAPLADVASGGELSRVMLAISTVLGADTPAVVFDEVDAGIGGGAALAVAAQLRHLAQTRQVFVVTHLAQIAAQADHHFKVEKSVQDGRTVSRVRLLTQDERLEEIARMLSGNTSDAALQHARELLG; encoded by the coding sequence GTGACCCGAAAGGCCCGCCCCCGCGACGAGACCACCCAGACCGCGCCGCTCCCGACCGCTGCTCCCGCGCTGACGGTGGACGCCGGGCCGTCCCTGACCCGCCTGGAAGTCCGGAACCTCGCCACCATCCGGACGCTGGACCTGCACTTCGGCGCGGGCCTCAGCGTCTTTACCGGCGAGACCGGCGCGGGCAAGAGCATCATCGTGGACGCCCTGGGGTTGCTGCTGGGATCGCGCAGCAACACCGACCTGATCCGCACGGGCGAGGACGACCTGCTCGTGACCGGCTTCTGGAACGACGACGCCGCCAGCCGCCGCGTGACCAGCCAGGGCCGCAGCACCGCCCGGCTGGACGGCGAGGTCGTCACGCTGCGCGAGTTGCAGGACTGGGCGCAGCGCCGCCTGACCATCCACTGGCAGCACAGCGCCGTCAGCCTGCTCGGCCCCGCCAACCAGCGCGCCCTGCTCGACCGCCAGCTGCCGGGCGAACTGGCCGCCTACACGGCCGCGTACCGCGCCTGGACCGACGCCCGCACCCGCCTGGACGCCCTGCGCGCCAGCGAACGCGAACGCGCCCGGCAGCTGGACCTGCTGCAATTCCAGGCGACCGAGATCACCGAGGTGAACCCCACGCCCGGCGAGGAGGAACCCCTCCAGGCCGACCTGAACCGACTGGCGAACCTGGAAAGCATCGCGCAGGGGGCCGCCGGGGCCATCACGCTCCTCAGCGACGGCGAGGAGAACGCCCTGGGCTTCCTGGCCGAGGCGGTCCGGTCCCTGAACGTCAGCGCCCGCTACGACGACACGACCGCGCAACTGCAACGCGAACTGCGCGAGGCGCTCGACAGCGTGCAGGCCGTCGTCGGAGAACTGCGCGCCGTGGCCGAGGATCAGGCGCCGGACCCCGAGGAACTCGCGCGGGTCGAGGCCCGCCTGGGCGCGCTGGGCAAACTGCGCGCCAAGTACGGCCCCACCCTGGACGACGTGCTGACCTTCCACGCGCAGGTCGAACAGGAACTCGCCGCCCTGACCCGCGACGAGCAGGACGCCGGCACCCTGGACGCCGACGTGGCCGCCCTGCTGACCGACGTGCGCCGCGCCGCCGCCGACCTGGACGCCGCCCGCACCCGCCGCGCCGCGCCGCTGGCCGCCGAACTGGTCGGCGTGATCCGTCAACTCGGGATGCCGCACGCCCGCCTGGAATTCCAGCTGACCCCCCTGACCGAACCCGGCGCGCACGGCCTGAGCGACGTGACCCTGCAGTTCACCGCGAACCCCGGCGAGGACCTCGCCCCGCTGGCCGACGTGGCCTCCGGCGGGGAACTGTCGCGCGTGATGCTGGCCATCAGCACCGTGCTGGGAGCCGACACGCCCGCCGTGGTGTTCGACGAGGTCGATGCGGGCATCGGCGGGGGCGCGGCCCTGGCGGTCGCGGCGCAACTGCGGCACCTCGCGCAGACGCGGCAGGTGTTCGTGGTCACGCACCTCGCGCAGATCGCCGCGCAGGCCGACCATCACTTCAAGGTGGAAAAGAGCGTGCAGGACGGCCGCACTGTCAGCCGCGTCCGCCTCCTGACGCAGGACGAACGCCTGGAGGAGATCGCGCGGATGCTCAGCGGCAACACCAGTGACGCCGCCCTGCAACACGCCCGCGAACTGCTGGGCTAG
- a CDS encoding protease complex subunit PrcB family protein yields MTRSHLPLLGAALLGVSLLSACTMSAPGNLRVHEALLYGGAQERIVWVYGTLGQGSTQSSVKLGANTAELRAQVTDDLALTGTLSVNGKATYRSATSVTTQKLSVTRRTDGTFNVTPLSGARLSAVYFTDGQTWTKLNGTSGTVTGTRSEGLGGAGQLSRDEGAALGRALLGQGPLAVGVLDSTDIPDAPLSVEPAPTEYQRTALYVLPNVTTQTPVTPTRPGLPTTPGTPPTATLPGDALTFTELASGTQASETAPATRVARTSSEARTLYAAAYARQTGAPTPPTLNGSTLIGVFLGQRATGGYGVKVTGASVSGGVLTLVVQVRAPAPNSFTTQAITSPWTIVQVPGTFTQVRVVDSAGQPLQGSVGNDR; encoded by the coding sequence ATGACCCGATCCCACCTGCCCCTGCTGGGCGCCGCGCTGCTCGGCGTGAGCCTGCTCAGTGCCTGCACCATGTCCGCCCCCGGTAACCTGCGCGTTCACGAGGCGCTGCTGTACGGCGGCGCGCAGGAACGCATCGTGTGGGTGTACGGAACGCTGGGCCAGGGGAGCACCCAGAGCAGCGTGAAACTCGGCGCGAACACCGCCGAACTGCGCGCCCAGGTCACTGACGACCTCGCCCTGACCGGCACGCTCAGCGTGAACGGCAAGGCCACGTACCGCTCGGCGACCAGCGTCACCACGCAGAAACTCAGCGTGACCCGCCGCACCGACGGCACCTTCAACGTCACGCCGCTGAGTGGCGCGCGCCTGAGCGCCGTGTACTTCACGGACGGGCAGACCTGGACAAAACTGAACGGCACCAGCGGCACCGTGACCGGCACCCGCAGCGAAGGCCTCGGCGGGGCCGGGCAGCTCAGCCGCGACGAGGGAGCCGCGCTGGGCCGAGCCCTGCTGGGCCAGGGACCGCTGGCCGTCGGCGTCCTCGACAGCACCGACATTCCCGACGCGCCCCTGAGCGTCGAACCCGCCCCCACCGAGTACCAGCGCACCGCGCTGTACGTCCTGCCGAACGTCACCACCCAGACCCCCGTGACCCCCACCCGCCCCGGCCTGCCCACCACGCCCGGCACGCCCCCCACCGCCACGCTGCCCGGAGACGCCTTGACCTTCACCGAACTTGCCAGCGGCACCCAGGCCAGCGAGACCGCCCCCGCCACCCGCGTGGCCCGCACCAGCAGCGAGGCCCGCACCCTGTACGCCGCCGCGTACGCCCGCCAGACCGGCGCGCCCACCCCACCCACCCTGAACGGCTCGACCCTGATCGGCGTGTTCCTGGGCCAGCGTGCCACCGGCGGCTACGGCGTGAAAGTCACGGGCGCCAGCGTCAGCGGCGGCGTCCTGACCCTGGTCGTGCAGGTCAGGGCCCCCGCCCCGAACTCGTTCACCACGCAGGCCATCACCAGCCCCTGGACCATCGTGCAGGTGCCCGGCACGTTCACGCAGGTGCGCGTCGTGGACAGTGCCGGTCAGCCCCTCCAGGGCAGCGTCGGCAACGACCGCTGA
- a CDS encoding DoxX family protein yields the protein MRQHPEAALTVIRMATAAVFTEHGFQKIFTLGLPGVTEAFTRAGVPLPLLTAPLSAVLELAGGLLLLLGLASRPLAGTLAALVVVTRLPGLLAGGPVGWTQLEVPWLLLCGSLAVLLGGPGLTVGAGLRGAHPAEPAGARRRARPTSRRTP from the coding sequence GTGAGACAACACCCGGAAGCGGCGTTGACCGTGATCAGGATGGCGACGGCCGCCGTGTTCACCGAGCATGGATTCCAGAAGATCTTCACGCTGGGTCTGCCCGGCGTGACCGAGGCGTTCACGCGCGCCGGGGTGCCGTTGCCGCTGCTGACCGCGCCACTGAGCGCCGTGCTGGAACTCGCCGGGGGGCTGCTGCTGCTGCTGGGGCTGGCGTCGCGGCCCCTGGCCGGAACGCTGGCGGCGCTGGTGGTCGTGACGCGACTGCCGGGCCTGCTGGCCGGAGGGCCGGTCGGGTGGACGCAACTGGAGGTGCCGTGGCTGCTGCTGTGCGGCAGTCTGGCCGTACTGCTGGGCGGTCCCGGCCTGACCGTGGGGGCGGGACTGCGCGGCGCGCACCCAGCCGAACCCGCAGGCGCCCGGCGACGGGCCAGGCCGACCAGCCGCAGAACACCGTAA
- a CDS encoding BMP family lipoprotein produces the protein MKKILTIALALSASVASAQTLRVGIAYDAGGKFDKSFNQSAYEGTQRAEKNLGVKSSDFEPSDPSQTVQGIRAFANEGFDLTVGVGFANNASISQVAKENPDLYFGLVDDVSAEKNVASLVFQEEQGSYLVGYIAAMNSATGVLGFVGGMDIPLIHKFEAGYAAGAKAFNPKVKVIAQYVGTTPDAWNNPGKAKEIAGSMRAKGADIIFAAAGGSGNGVIDYIKQTQCLKASALPSGVKFVNNKFATLKKSAAYTKACAGDTRPMFFIGVDSNQNYLGDFDKNPATMNHGLTSMLKRVDNAVYALIKDVKEDKFKGGERRFGLKEGGVGYSVDQYNKALITSAQVARLEAVKAKIISGAIKVPSK, from the coding sequence ATGAAGAAGATCCTGACCATTGCCCTTGCCCTGAGCGCCAGCGTCGCCTCCGCCCAGACCCTCCGCGTCGGCATCGCGTACGACGCCGGCGGTAAGTTCGACAAGAGCTTCAACCAGAGCGCCTACGAAGGCACCCAGCGCGCCGAGAAGAACCTGGGCGTCAAGTCCTCCGACTTCGAACCCAGCGACCCCAGCCAGACCGTGCAGGGCATCCGCGCCTTCGCCAACGAGGGCTTCGACCTGACCGTCGGCGTGGGCTTCGCCAACAACGCCAGCATCAGCCAGGTCGCCAAGGAAAACCCCGACCTGTACTTCGGCCTGGTCGACGACGTGTCCGCCGAGAAGAACGTCGCCAGCCTGGTCTTCCAGGAAGAGCAGGGCAGCTACCTGGTCGGCTACATCGCCGCGATGAACAGCGCCACCGGCGTCCTGGGCTTCGTGGGCGGCATGGACATCCCCCTGATCCACAAGTTCGAGGCGGGCTACGCGGCCGGCGCCAAGGCCTTCAACCCCAAGGTCAAGGTCATCGCGCAGTACGTGGGCACCACCCCCGACGCCTGGAACAACCCCGGCAAGGCCAAGGAAATCGCCGGTAGCATGCGCGCCAAGGGTGCCGACATCATCTTCGCCGCCGCGGGCGGGTCGGGGAACGGCGTGATCGACTACATCAAGCAGACGCAGTGCCTGAAGGCCAGCGCCCTGCCCAGCGGCGTGAAGTTCGTGAACAACAAGTTCGCGACCCTCAAGAAGAGCGCCGCCTACACCAAGGCCTGCGCCGGCGACACCCGCCCCATGTTCTTCATCGGCGTGGACAGCAACCAGAACTACCTGGGCGACTTCGACAAGAACCCCGCCACCATGAACCACGGCCTGACCAGCATGCTCAAGCGCGTCGACAACGCCGTCTACGCCCTGATCAAGGACGTCAAGGAAGACAAGTTCAAGGGCGGCGAGCGTCGCTTCGGCCTGAAGGAAGGCGGCGTGGGCTACTCCGTCGACCAGTACAACAAGGCCCTGATCACCAGCGCCCAGGTTGCCCGCCTGGAAGCCGTGAAGGCCAAGATCATCAGCGGCGCCATCAAGGTTCCCAGCAAGTAA
- a CDS encoding PIG-L deacetylase family protein translates to MTDTHSAPHTAPHTTPALNTRPTLLAVFAHPDDEAFSVGGTLTHYARLGVNVVLACATRGEAGKITVPGMTVTDLGAQREQELIEACRALEIPAPVFLDYHDSGRYERTRHDDPLAMMNVNPLDVEVKLRALIERVQPQVMVTFDPHGGYGHVDHLQIHRAASAAFFSAGSLPYGGPKRLYFTAMSVESAAGIARMGQDLDPLVYGVSEETFAVRMDVSAYAENKKAALAAHGTQMGEQSLMGRMTPEERAAMQERLGHENFSIGGTRTPIHQYPLRGLFDGLEGLEHLDQ, encoded by the coding sequence ATGACTGACACGCATTCAGCGCCGCACACTGCGCCACACACTACTCCGGCCCTCAACACCCGCCCGACCCTGCTGGCCGTGTTCGCCCACCCGGACGACGAGGCCTTCAGCGTGGGCGGCACCCTGACGCACTACGCGCGGCTGGGCGTGAACGTGGTGCTGGCCTGCGCCACGCGCGGCGAGGCCGGGAAGATCACGGTGCCCGGCATGACCGTCACCGACCTGGGCGCCCAGCGCGAGCAGGAACTGATCGAGGCGTGCCGCGCGCTGGAGATTCCGGCCCCGGTGTTCCTGGATTACCACGATTCCGGCCGGTACGAACGCACCCGCCACGACGATCCGCTGGCCATGATGAACGTGAACCCGCTGGACGTGGAGGTGAAACTGCGCGCCCTGATCGAGCGGGTGCAGCCGCAGGTGATGGTGACCTTCGACCCGCACGGCGGGTACGGCCACGTGGATCACCTGCAGATTCACCGGGCGGCCAGCGCGGCGTTCTTCAGCGCGGGGTCCCTGCCGTACGGCGGCCCGAAACGGCTGTACTTCACGGCCATGAGCGTCGAGTCGGCAGCCGGAATCGCGCGGATGGGTCAGGACCTCGACCCGCTGGTGTACGGCGTGTCCGAGGAGACCTTCGCGGTGCGCATGGACGTGTCGGCGTACGCGGAGAACAAGAAGGCGGCCCTGGCGGCGCACGGCACGCAGATGGGCGAGCAGAGCCTGATGGGCCGCATGACGCCGGAGGAACGCGCGGCGATGCAGGAGCGCCTGGGTCACGAGAACTTCAGCATCGGCGGCACGCGCACGCCGATTCATCAGTACCCGCTGCGGGGTCTGTTCGACGGCCTGGAGGGCCTTGAGCACCTGGACCAGTGA
- a CDS encoding ParA family protein translates to MTKVVAITSEKGGVGKSTLAVHLAGAAHASNRKVLLIDEDGRVGSSLRWAARSSGLPFPVLAADDVKPRRLADFDVVILDTEGRPRRKDLRQLAQRTDLILVPSGVSPLELEATRELMDFLLAEDAGRKTRVVLTRVPPVGRAAEDIREDLREDGVTVCNTLIRQYAAFQRAAEQGVLACDVRDPRAQAAWDDILALSREVL, encoded by the coding sequence ATGACGAAGGTGGTGGCCATCACATCCGAGAAGGGCGGCGTGGGGAAAAGCACGCTGGCCGTGCATCTCGCAGGCGCGGCGCACGCCAGTAACCGCAAGGTCCTGCTGATCGACGAGGACGGCCGCGTGGGCAGCAGCCTGCGCTGGGCGGCCCGCAGCAGCGGCCTGCCGTTCCCGGTGCTGGCCGCCGACGACGTGAAACCCCGCCGACTGGCGGATTTCGACGTGGTCATCCTGGACACTGAGGGCCGCCCGCGCCGCAAGGACCTGCGGCAACTCGCGCAGCGCACCGACCTGATCCTGGTGCCCAGCGGCGTGTCCCCGCTGGAACTGGAGGCCACGCGGGAACTGATGGACTTCCTGCTGGCCGAGGACGCCGGACGCAAGACCCGCGTGGTCCTGACCCGCGTGCCCCCGGTGGGCCGCGCCGCCGAGGACATCCGCGAGGACCTGCGCGAGGACGGCGTGACCGTGTGCAACACCCTGATCCGCCAGTACGCGGCGTTCCAGCGGGCCGCCGAGCAGGGCGTCCTGGCCTGCGACGTGCGCGACCCGCGCGCCCAGGCCGCCTGGGACGACATCCTGGCCCTGTCACGAGAGGTCCTGTGA
- the gluQRS gene encoding tRNA glutamyl-Q(34) synthetase GluQRS gives MTGSGGAGVVGRFAPSPTGAMHLGNARTALLAWLHSRAHGGRHLLRFEDLDTGRVRPWAYDLTRRDLEWLGLDWDEEITQSRRLDLYRDAAARLDTYPCTCTRREIRDAIQDSAGAPHGEEPVYPGTCRAAPRNPDRPAALRWRVPDGVVCAHDALSGRTLCQDLRADVGDLVLRRNDGVYAYHLAVVVDDAAGGVTDVLRGEDLWTATPRQVALQAALGLPTPRYLHVPLMTGYRGERLAKRGGAPPLSALREAGESAARIRAELARSLGWLVPDEVSLLDLLPLWSAELARPGAG, from the coding sequence ATGACGGGATCAGGAGGGGCGGGCGTGGTGGGGCGGTTCGCGCCCAGTCCGACCGGGGCCATGCACCTGGGCAACGCCCGCACGGCGCTGCTGGCGTGGCTGCACTCCCGCGCGCACGGGGGGCGGCACCTGCTGCGCTTCGAGGACCTGGATACCGGGCGGGTCCGCCCCTGGGCATACGACCTGACCCGCCGCGACCTGGAATGGCTGGGCCTGGACTGGGACGAGGAAATCACGCAGTCGCGGCGACTGGACCTGTACCGGGACGCCGCCGCGCGCCTGGACACCTACCCCTGCACCTGCACCCGCCGCGAGATCCGGGACGCCATTCAGGACAGCGCCGGGGCACCGCACGGCGAGGAACCCGTGTACCCCGGCACCTGCCGCGCCGCGCCCCGGAATCCGGACCGCCCGGCGGCGCTGCGCTGGCGCGTGCCGGACGGCGTGGTCTGCGCGCACGACGCCCTGAGCGGCCGGACGCTGTGCCAGGACCTGCGCGCGGACGTGGGTGATCTGGTGCTGCGCCGTAACGATGGCGTGTACGCCTACCATCTGGCGGTCGTGGTGGATGACGCGGCGGGCGGCGTGACCGACGTGCTGCGCGGCGAGGACCTCTGGACGGCCACGCCCCGGCAGGTGGCGTTGCAGGCGGCGCTGGGCCTGCCCACGCCCCGCTACCTGCACGTGCCGCTGATGACCGGTTACCGGGGCGAGCGCCTCGCCAAGCGGGGGGGAGCGCCGCCGCTCTCGGCGCTGCGTGAGGCAGGGGAGAGCGCGGCCCGGATCCGCGCGGAACTGGCCCGCAGCCTGGGCTGGCTGGTGCCGGACGAGGTGAGCCTGCTGGACCTGCTGCCCCTGTGGTCGGCGGAACTGGCGCGGCCCGGCGCGGGGTGA
- the trpB gene encoding tryptophan synthase subunit beta, giving the protein MPLTLPTYPQPDERGRYGRFGGRYVPETLIPALDELEQAYLTAKTDPAYLNELERLHREFVGRPSGLYLAERLTAHAGGAKIYLKREDQNYTGAHKINNCLAQALLAKRMGKQRVVAETGAGQHGVASATAAALLGLDCVVYMGAEDIRRQELNVFRMKLLGAEVRAVTSGTSTLKDATNEAIRDWVTNVRDTFYILGSVVGPHPYPAMVRDFQSVIGEEVKVQLQALEGTPTPDVIVACVGGGSNAIGIFAPYAYLPDGQRPRLIGTEAAGEGVDTGRHAASVAGGRVGVLHGSMMYLLNDAEGQIVPPHSISAGLDYPGIGPEHCLYSDTGLAEYVPVTDAQALEGLQLCTRLEGIIPALESAHAIYHAVELARTMRPEQTIVVNLSGRGDKDVAEVMRLLDLPEGQSSTPSHNLPGHNLPHAPSVTAQQEVQA; this is encoded by the coding sequence ATGCCCCTGACCCTTCCCACCTACCCGCAACCGGACGAACGCGGCCGCTACGGCCGGTTTGGTGGCCGGTACGTGCCCGAAACGCTGATCCCCGCCCTCGACGAACTCGAACAGGCCTACCTGACCGCCAAGACCGACCCCGCGTACCTGAACGAACTCGAGCGGCTGCACCGGGAATTCGTGGGCCGACCCAGCGGCCTGTACCTCGCCGAACGCCTCACCGCGCACGCCGGCGGCGCGAAAATCTACCTGAAACGCGAGGACCAGAACTACACCGGCGCGCACAAGATCAATAACTGCCTCGCGCAGGCCCTGCTCGCCAAGCGCATGGGCAAACAGCGGGTCGTGGCCGAGACCGGCGCCGGGCAGCACGGCGTGGCCAGCGCCACCGCCGCCGCCCTGCTGGGCCTGGACTGCGTGGTGTACATGGGCGCCGAGGACATCCGCCGCCAGGAACTGAACGTGTTCCGCATGAAACTGCTGGGCGCCGAGGTCCGCGCCGTCACCAGCGGCACCAGCACCCTCAAGGACGCCACCAACGAGGCCATCCGCGACTGGGTCACGAACGTCCGCGACACCTTCTACATCCTGGGCAGCGTCGTCGGGCCGCACCCGTACCCCGCCATGGTCCGCGACTTCCAGAGCGTGATCGGCGAGGAAGTCAAGGTGCAACTCCAGGCGCTGGAGGGCACCCCCACCCCGGACGTCATCGTGGCCTGCGTGGGCGGCGGCAGCAACGCCATCGGCATCTTCGCGCCGTACGCGTACCTGCCGGACGGCCAGCGCCCCCGCCTGATCGGCACCGAGGCCGCCGGGGAAGGCGTGGACACCGGACGGCACGCCGCCAGTGTGGCCGGTGGGCGCGTGGGTGTGCTGCACGGCAGCATGATGTACCTGCTGAACGACGCAGAGGGGCAGATCGTGCCGCCGCACTCCATCAGTGCGGGCCTGGACTACCCCGGCATCGGCCCGGAGCACTGCCTGTACAGCGACACCGGACTGGCCGAGTACGTGCCCGTCACGGACGCCCAGGCGCTTGAAGGCCTGCAACTGTGCACCCGCCTGGAAGGCATCATTCCCGCCCTGGAAAGCGCGCACGCCATCTACCACGCGGTCGAACTGGCCCGCACCATGCGCCCCGAGCAGACGATCGTGGTGAACCTGTCCGGGCGCGGCGACAAGGACGTGGCCGAGGTCATGCGCCTGCTGGACCTGCCGGAAGGGCAGAGCAGCACGCCCAGCCACAATCTGCCCGGCCACAACCTGCCGCACGCCCCGTCCGTCACGGCCCAGCAGGAGGTGCAGGCATGA
- the trpA gene encoding tryptophan synthase subunit alpha: MTAPAQTGAQPQATTPGAARIHAAFARAAQEGRAAFIPFMTAGYPTASAFPAVADALLTQADLLEVGIPYSDPLGDGPTIQRASEQALGGGTSTRHTLQLVKDLRARHDTPIVIMTYVNPIYAVGPREFMRLAQDAGVDGLILPDLPPDQDLEIADLAAEHGIAVTFLIAPTSTPERVKLVAEACTGFLYAVSVTGVTGTREGAALGEVPAMLALARQYARVPVAVGFGVKDAETAHQVAQVADGVVVGSAFINAVQHGQDVGALAASIAEGCRKD, encoded by the coding sequence ATGACCGCCCCCGCCCAGACCGGCGCCCAGCCGCAGGCCACCACGCCCGGCGCGGCCCGCATTCACGCGGCGTTCGCCCGCGCCGCGCAGGAAGGCCGCGCCGCGTTCATTCCCTTCATGACGGCCGGGTACCCCACCGCGTCCGCCTTCCCGGCCGTGGCGGACGCCCTGCTGACCCAGGCGGACCTGCTGGAAGTCGGCATTCCGTACAGCGACCCCCTCGGCGACGGTCCCACCATCCAGCGGGCCAGCGAGCAGGCTCTGGGCGGCGGCACCAGCACCCGCCACACCCTGCAACTCGTCAAGGACCTGCGCGCCCGTCACGACACGCCCATCGTGATCATGACCTACGTGAACCCCATCTACGCCGTCGGGCCGCGCGAATTCATGCGACTGGCGCAGGACGCTGGGGTGGACGGCCTGATCCTCCCGGACCTGCCGCCCGATCAGGACCTTGAAATCGCGGACCTCGCCGCCGAGCACGGCATCGCCGTGACGTTCCTGATCGCCCCCACCAGCACCCCCGAACGCGTGAAACTGGTCGCGGAGGCCTGCACGGGCTTCCTGTACGCCGTCAGCGTGACCGGCGTGACCGGCACCCGTGAAGGCGCGGCGCTGGGCGAGGTGCCCGCCATGCTGGCCCTGGCCCGCCAGTACGCCCGCGTGCCGGTCGCCGTGGGCTTCGGCGTGAAAGACGCCGAGACCGCCCATCAGGTCGCGCAGGTCGCAGACGGCGTGGTCGTGGGCAGCGCCTTCATCAACGCCGTGCAGCACGGACAGGACGTGGGCGCCCTGGCCGCCTCCATCGCCGAGGGTTGCCGCAAGGACTGA